The following coding sequences are from one Mycobacterium bourgelatii window:
- a CDS encoding MmpS family transport accessory protein yields the protein MPKIPVASAFKRLWIAVVVVMVIAVAGFCVLRLRSYFGEHDDRPITSGAADEIKPFNPKKVVYEVYGPPGSIANINYLDINAQPQKVSNVPLPWTLSVVTTLPSVSVNVIAQVDADQVGCRIIVNDEVKAERSVSGVNAQTFCIVKSA from the coding sequence ATGCCGAAAATTCCCGTTGCCAGCGCCTTTAAGAGACTGTGGATCGCGGTCGTCGTGGTGATGGTGATCGCCGTCGCGGGGTTCTGCGTGCTTCGGTTACGAAGCTACTTCGGCGAGCACGACGACCGCCCGATCACCAGCGGCGCCGCCGACGAGATCAAGCCGTTCAATCCCAAGAAAGTCGTTTACGAGGTGTACGGCCCGCCGGGCAGCATCGCGAACATCAATTACCTCGACATCAACGCGCAACCGCAGAAGGTCAGCAACGTGCCGTTGCCCTGGACGCTGTCCGTTGTCACGACGTTGCCCTCGGTGAGCGTCAACGTGATCGCCCAGGTGGATGCCGACCAGGTCGGTTGCCGAATCATCGTGAACGACGAAGTCAAAGCTGAAAGGTCGGTCAGCGGAGTGAACGCACAAACGTTCTGCATTGTGAAGTCCGCATGA
- a CDS encoding DUF5078 domain-containing protein — MSRFSTGLRTGVFALVLGIGAAVFPATAGADSTEDFPIPRRMIATTCDAEQYLAAARDTSPVYYQRYMIDKSNRPADVQQAAVDRIHWFFSLSPADRRQYSEDTATNVYYEQVATRWGNWAKIFFHNKGVVAKATDVCNGYPPGDMSVWDWV, encoded by the coding sequence ATGTCTCGGTTTAGTACCGGCCTGCGTACAGGCGTTTTTGCTCTTGTTCTCGGTATCGGCGCAGCGGTTTTCCCCGCCACCGCCGGCGCCGATTCCACTGAAGATTTCCCCATCCCGCGGCGGATGATCGCCACCACCTGCGACGCCGAGCAGTACCTGGCCGCCGCCCGGGACACCAGCCCGGTCTACTACCAGCGCTACATGATCGACAAGTCCAACCGGCCGGCCGACGTCCAGCAGGCAGCGGTCGACCGCATCCACTGGTTCTTCTCGCTGTCGCCCGCCGACCGCAGGCAGTACTCCGAGGACACCGCGACCAACGTGTACTACGAGCAGGTGGCGACGCGTTGGGGTAACTGGGCGAAGATTTTCTTCCACAACAAGGGCGTGGTGGCCAAGGCCACTGACGTCTGCAACGGCTACCCGCCCGGCGACATGTCGGTCTGGGACTGGGTCTAA
- a CDS encoding MMPL/RND family transporter, protein MTTTQAGPPPAPNPPADLPTSPRFAHAVYKFAGLILVGWVVLVVVLSVFVPSLDIVGKQHTVSMSPKEAASMQAMMRVGKVFNEFESDSAVMIVLEGDTPLGDDAHNYYDALVKKLEADRAHVEHVQDFWGDPLTAAGSQSNDGKAAYVQVYLVGNQGETKANESVKAVRELVDETHPPAGLHVYVTGAAALNADQSSAGEKGVAKVTMITFVVIIVMLLWVYRSIVTVFITLILVILELLAARQVVSLLAYNNIIGLSTFAVNLLVLMAIAAGTDYAIFVLGRYQEARSAGEDREQAFYTMFHGTAHVVLGSGLTIAGAMYCLSFTRLPYFQSLGVPCAVGMLVAVAAALTLGPAILAVGSRSRFHLFDPKRAMRTRGWRRIGTAIVRWPGPILAVAVGIALVGLLALPGYKTKYDSRPYLPGYTKANVGYDAAERHFSTARMNPELLLVETDHDMRNPADMLVIDRIAKGVFHLPGIARVQAITRPLGRPIEHTSIPFQISMQNTTQVENQQYMHKRMDDMLRQADAMQQSIDTMQRMYNITSQMAAVTHTMDGLTNEMNDITAKLRDEIANFDDFFRPIRAYFYWDKHCYDIPVCYTLRSLFDALDGIDQLSEKIDQLAGQIDKLDMLLPQMLAQMPPMIDTMKTMKQMMLTMHSSMSSLYDQMDEMSQNATAMGQAFDASRNDDSFYIPPEVFDNPDFKRGLKMFLSPDGHAVRFIISHEGDPATPEGISHVDPIKNAAKEAIKGTPLEGAKIYLGGTAAVYKDMRDGSKYDLMIAGISAASLILIIMLIITRSLVAAITIVGTVLLSLGASFGLSVLVWQDIIGFELHWMVLAMSVILLLAVGSDYNLLLVSRFKEEIHAGLKTGIIRSMAGTGAVVTSAGLVFAATMASFIFSDLKVMGQVGTTIALGLLFDTLIVRSFMMPSVAALMGRWFWWPTLVRTRPASQMLRPYGPRPAVRALLEPPTTEQSSDTADTDRFRVAQPHY, encoded by the coding sequence ATGACTACCACCCAGGCCGGTCCTCCTCCGGCGCCGAACCCACCAGCAGACCTCCCCACGAGTCCGCGGTTCGCCCACGCGGTGTACAAGTTCGCCGGGCTGATTCTCGTCGGCTGGGTTGTCCTCGTCGTCGTCCTCAGTGTCTTCGTCCCCTCTCTGGACATCGTCGGCAAGCAACACACGGTGTCGATGAGCCCCAAAGAAGCGGCGTCGATGCAGGCGATGATGCGCGTCGGCAAGGTGTTCAACGAATTCGAGTCCGACAGCGCGGTGATGATCGTGCTCGAGGGGGACACGCCGCTCGGTGACGACGCCCACAACTACTACGACGCGCTGGTCAAGAAGCTGGAGGCCGACCGCGCGCACGTCGAGCACGTCCAGGACTTCTGGGGCGATCCGCTGACCGCGGCGGGCTCGCAAAGCAATGACGGCAAAGCCGCCTACGTGCAGGTCTACCTGGTCGGCAACCAGGGCGAGACCAAGGCCAACGAATCCGTCAAAGCGGTCCGTGAGCTCGTGGACGAAACTCACCCGCCTGCGGGGCTGCACGTCTACGTGACGGGTGCCGCCGCGCTCAACGCCGACCAGTCCTCGGCCGGCGAGAAGGGCGTCGCCAAGGTCACGATGATCACCTTCGTAGTGATCATCGTGATGCTGCTGTGGGTCTACCGGTCCATCGTCACGGTGTTCATCACGCTGATCTTGGTGATCCTCGAGCTGCTCGCGGCTCGCCAGGTCGTATCCCTGCTGGCCTACAACAACATCATCGGTCTGTCGACGTTCGCGGTAAATCTGCTGGTGTTGATGGCAATTGCGGCGGGGACCGACTACGCGATCTTCGTCCTCGGCCGCTATCAGGAGGCGCGCTCGGCGGGGGAGGACCGGGAGCAGGCCTTCTACACGATGTTCCACGGGACCGCGCATGTGGTGCTGGGCTCTGGCCTGACGATTGCCGGCGCAATGTACTGCCTTAGCTTCACCCGGTTGCCGTACTTCCAGTCCCTGGGCGTGCCCTGCGCGGTCGGGATGCTGGTCGCTGTCGCCGCCGCGCTCACCCTCGGTCCGGCGATATTGGCGGTGGGCAGCCGCAGTCGCTTCCACCTGTTCGACCCCAAGCGCGCGATGCGTACCCGGGGTTGGCGACGAATCGGCACGGCCATCGTGCGCTGGCCCGGCCCGATTCTGGCGGTCGCGGTAGGGATTGCGCTGGTCGGACTGCTGGCGCTGCCCGGCTACAAGACGAAGTACGACAGCCGTCCGTACCTGCCCGGATATACCAAGGCGAATGTGGGATACGACGCGGCCGAGCGGCACTTCTCCACGGCCCGGATGAATCCGGAATTGCTGTTGGTCGAAACAGACCACGACATGCGCAATCCCGCGGACATGTTGGTGATCGACCGCATCGCCAAGGGCGTTTTTCACCTGCCCGGAATCGCGCGTGTTCAGGCCATTACCAGACCGCTGGGCAGGCCGATCGAACATACGTCGATTCCATTTCAGATCAGCATGCAGAACACCACCCAGGTGGAGAATCAGCAGTACATGCATAAACGCATGGACGACATGCTTCGTCAGGCCGATGCGATGCAGCAGTCGATCGACACCATGCAGCGGATGTACAACATCACTTCGCAAATGGCGGCCGTCACCCACACCATGGACGGCCTGACCAATGAGATGAACGACATCACCGCGAAGTTGCGGGACGAAATCGCCAACTTCGACGACTTCTTCCGGCCGATTCGCGCGTATTTCTACTGGGACAAGCACTGCTACGACATCCCGGTCTGCTACACGTTGCGCTCGCTCTTCGACGCCCTCGACGGCATTGACCAGCTCAGCGAGAAGATCGATCAGTTAGCTGGTCAAATCGACAAGCTCGACATGCTGCTGCCGCAGATGCTGGCGCAGATGCCGCCCATGATCGACACCATGAAGACGATGAAGCAGATGATGCTGACAATGCACAGCTCGATGTCGTCTCTGTATGACCAGATGGACGAAATGAGCCAGAATGCAACGGCGATGGGGCAGGCATTCGACGCGTCCAGGAACGACGATTCGTTCTATATCCCGCCGGAGGTCTTCGATAACCCCGACTTCAAGCGGGGATTGAAAATGTTCCTGTCACCCGACGGGCACGCGGTCCGGTTCATCATTTCTCACGAGGGTGATCCCGCGACTCCCGAAGGTATTTCGCACGTCGATCCCATCAAGAATGCGGCGAAGGAAGCCATCAAGGGGACCCCGTTAGAGGGTGCGAAAATATATCTCGGCGGCACCGCAGCGGTCTACAAAGACATGCGCGACGGATCGAAGTATGACCTGATGATCGCCGGCATATCCGCGGCCAGCCTGATTTTGATCATCATGCTGATCATCACCCGCAGTCTGGTTGCGGCGATCACCATTGTGGGCACCGTGCTGCTGTCCTTGGGTGCGTCGTTCGGGCTCTCCGTGCTGGTGTGGCAGGACATCATCGGCTTTGAACTGCACTGGATGGTGCTGGCGATGTCGGTCATCCTGCTGTTGGCGGTGGGATCCGACTACAACCTGCTACTGGTTTCGCGTTTCAAAGAGGAAATCCACGCCGGCCTCAAGACCGGAATTATTCGCTCGATGGCGGGCACGGGCGCGGTGGTGACGTCTGCGGGTCTGGTATTCGCCGCCACCATGGCCTCGTTCATATTCAGTGACCTCAAGGTCATGGGGCAGGTCGGCACCACCATCGCGCTGGGTCTGTTGTTCGACACGCTGATCGTGCGGTCGTTCATGATGCCGTCGGTGGCGGCGCTGATGGGGCGCTGGTTCTGGTGGCCGACCCTGGTGCGCACGCGACCGGCCAGTCAGATGCTCCGGCCATACGGGCCGCGGCCCGCGGTTCGGGCGCTACTGGAGCCGCCGACGACGGAGCAGTCGTCCGATACCGCGGACACCGATCGGTTCCGGGTGGCCCAGCCGCACTACTGA
- the exaC gene encoding acetaldehyde dehydrogenase ExaC: protein MPVFARPGAAGSLMSYESRYGNFIGGEWVAPAKGRYFDNITPVTGQPFCEIPRSDETDIEKALDAAHAAAPAWGKTSPAERAAILNKIADRIDENTAALAVAEVWDNGKPIREALAADIPLAADHFRYFAAAIRAQEGSLSQIDEDTVAYHFHEPLGVVGQIIPWNFPILMGAWKLAPALAAGNAVVLKPAEQTPASILYLLSLIGDLLPPGVLNVVNGFGAEAGKPLASSNRIAKVAFTGETTTGRLIMQYASQNLIPVTLELGGKSPNIFFSDVMAANDNFQDKALEGFTLFALNQGEVCTCPSRSLIQSDIHDEFLELAAIRTKAVRQGDPLDSETMLGSQVSNDQLEKILSYIEIGKGEGAKIITGGERADLGGDLSGGFYMQPTIFTGHNKMRIFQEEIFGPVVAVTPFNDYDDALGIANDTLYGLGAGVWSRDGNTAYRAGRDIKAGRVWVNCYHVYPTHAAFGGYKQSGFGREGHKMALQHYQQTKNLMVSYSDKALGFF from the coding sequence ATGCCTGTCTTTGCCCGTCCGGGCGCTGCCGGATCGCTTATGTCATACGAATCCCGGTACGGAAACTTCATCGGGGGCGAGTGGGTCGCGCCGGCGAAAGGCCGCTACTTCGACAACATCACGCCGGTTACCGGCCAGCCGTTCTGCGAAATCCCCCGGTCGGATGAAACCGACATCGAGAAGGCGCTCGACGCGGCGCACGCCGCGGCGCCGGCCTGGGGAAAGACCTCGCCCGCCGAGCGCGCCGCGATTCTGAACAAGATCGCGGACCGCATCGACGAGAACACCGCCGCGCTGGCGGTGGCCGAGGTGTGGGACAACGGCAAACCGATCCGGGAGGCGCTGGCCGCCGACATCCCGCTCGCGGCCGATCATTTCCGGTATTTCGCCGCCGCGATCCGCGCGCAGGAAGGATCGTTGTCGCAGATCGACGAGGACACCGTCGCCTACCACTTCCACGAGCCGCTCGGGGTGGTCGGACAGATCATCCCGTGGAACTTCCCGATCCTGATGGGGGCGTGGAAGTTGGCGCCGGCGCTGGCGGCCGGCAACGCGGTGGTACTCAAGCCGGCCGAGCAGACCCCGGCATCGATCCTGTACCTGCTCTCGTTGATCGGTGACCTGTTGCCGCCCGGCGTGCTGAACGTCGTCAACGGGTTCGGCGCGGAGGCCGGCAAACCGTTGGCCTCGAGTAACCGGATCGCCAAGGTCGCGTTCACCGGCGAGACCACCACCGGGCGCCTGATCATGCAGTACGCCTCGCAGAACCTGATCCCGGTCACGTTGGAACTCGGCGGCAAGAGCCCCAACATCTTCTTCTCCGACGTGATGGCCGCCAACGACAACTTCCAGGACAAGGCGCTGGAGGGCTTTACCCTGTTCGCCCTCAACCAGGGCGAGGTGTGCACCTGCCCGTCGCGCAGCCTGATCCAGTCCGACATCCACGACGAGTTCCTGGAACTGGCAGCGATCCGCACCAAGGCCGTCCGGCAGGGCGACCCGCTGGACTCCGAGACGATGCTGGGTTCCCAGGTCTCCAACGACCAGCTGGAAAAGATCTTGTCCTACATCGAGATCGGCAAAGGCGAAGGCGCGAAGATCATCACCGGCGGCGAGCGCGCGGACTTGGGCGGCGACCTGTCCGGCGGGTTCTACATGCAGCCGACGATCTTCACCGGTCACAACAAGATGCGGATCTTCCAGGAGGAGATTTTCGGGCCTGTCGTGGCGGTGACGCCGTTTAACGACTACGACGACGCGTTGGGGATCGCCAACGACACCCTCTACGGCCTGGGCGCGGGTGTGTGGAGCCGCGACGGCAACACCGCCTACCGGGCCGGCCGCGACATCAAGGCCGGCCGGGTATGGGTCAACTGCTACCACGTCTATCCGACGCACGCGGCGTTCGGCGGCTACAAGCAGTCCGGCTTCGGCCGGGAGGGCCACAAGATGGCGCTCCAGCACTACCAGCAGACCAAGAACCTGATGGTGTCCTACTCCGACAAGGCGCTCGGCTTCTTCTGA
- a CDS encoding crotonase/enoyl-CoA hydratase family protein, with product MTTPAPDFQTLLYTTAGPVATITFNRPEQLNTIVPPMPDEIEAAIGLAERDEDIKVIVLRGAGRAFSAGYDFGGGFQHWGEDMMTDGKWDPGKDFAMATARHLAPTQKFMSIWRASKPVIAQVHGWCVGGASDYALCADIVIASEDAVIGTPYSRMWGAYLTGMWLYRLSLAKVKWHSLTGRSLNGVQAAAVELINEAVPFERLEARVAEIAAELAQIPLSQLRAQKLIVNQAYENMGLASTQTLGVILDGLMRNTPDALDFIRTAETEGVRAAVERRDGPFGDYSQAPPELRPNPKNVITPDGGV from the coding sequence ATGACCACACCCGCGCCAGACTTCCAGACGCTGCTGTACACCACGGCCGGACCCGTCGCCACCATCACCTTCAACCGACCGGAGCAACTGAACACCATCGTGCCGCCCATGCCCGACGAGATCGAGGCAGCCATCGGCCTGGCCGAGCGGGACGAGGACATCAAAGTGATCGTGCTGCGCGGCGCCGGGCGGGCGTTCTCGGCCGGCTACGACTTCGGGGGTGGCTTCCAGCATTGGGGCGAGGACATGATGACCGACGGCAAGTGGGATCCCGGCAAAGACTTCGCCATGGCCACCGCCCGTCATCTCGCGCCCACCCAGAAGTTCATGTCCATCTGGCGAGCCTCCAAACCGGTGATCGCGCAGGTGCACGGCTGGTGTGTCGGCGGGGCCAGCGACTACGCGCTGTGCGCCGACATCGTGATCGCCAGCGAGGACGCCGTGATCGGCACCCCGTACAGCCGCATGTGGGGGGCGTACCTGACCGGGATGTGGCTTTACCGGCTGAGCCTGGCCAAGGTCAAGTGGCATTCGTTGACCGGGCGATCGCTGAACGGCGTCCAGGCCGCCGCGGTCGAACTGATCAACGAGGCGGTGCCGTTCGAACGCCTCGAGGCTCGGGTCGCCGAGATCGCGGCCGAACTCGCCCAGATCCCGTTGTCGCAGTTGCGGGCGCAGAAGCTGATCGTCAACCAGGCCTACGAGAACATGGGCCTGGCATCGACCCAAACGCTCGGCGTCATCCTCGACGGCCTGATGCGTAACACCCCTGACGCGCTTGATTTCATCCGCACCGCCGAGACCGAGGGCGTGCGGGCCGCCGTCGAACGCCGCGATGGGCCCTTCGGCGACTACAGCCAGGCTCCGCCAGAGCTGCGGCCCAACCCGAAAAATGTCATTACCCCTGATGGCGGCGTATAG
- a CDS encoding DUF779 domain-containing protein, which translates to MIPGALITADAAALLTRLQDTHGPVMFHQSGGCCDGSSPMCYPLGDFLVGDRDVLLALLDVPGPQGDDGVPVWISGPQYETWKHTQLIIDVVPGRGGGFSLEAPEGMRFLSRGRVYTDEEKAQLQAAKVITGADYERGERPSVRGHVVTGDAPEMCPIPEA; encoded by the coding sequence ATGATCCCCGGTGCGCTCATCACCGCCGATGCCGCGGCGCTGCTGACCCGGCTCCAAGACACGCACGGTCCGGTGATGTTCCACCAGTCAGGCGGCTGCTGCGACGGGTCATCGCCGATGTGTTACCCACTCGGCGACTTCCTGGTCGGTGATCGCGATGTGCTGTTGGCCCTACTCGACGTGCCCGGACCGCAGGGTGATGACGGCGTGCCGGTGTGGATTTCGGGTCCGCAGTACGAGACGTGGAAGCACACCCAGCTGATCATCGACGTGGTGCCGGGCCGAGGCGGCGGGTTCAGCCTGGAGGCGCCGGAGGGTATGCGCTTCCTCAGCCGCGGCCGGGTCTACACCGACGAGGAGAAGGCGCAATTGCAGGCCGCCAAGGTGATTACCGGAGCGGACTACGAGCGCGGCGAGCGGCCGTCGGTAAGAGGCCATGTTGTGACCGGGGACGCGCCGGAAATGTGCCCGATCCCTGAGGCGTGA
- a CDS encoding prolyl oligopeptidase family serine peptidase, translating into MTPEAKPEAISATHDPYLWLEDVDGEEALDWVRARNEATQAEFCDATFEEMRTQALEVLDTDARIPYVRRRGEFLYNFWRDADNPRGLWRRTTMESYRTETPEWEVLIDVDELGRTDNTKWVWAGADVIEPELTRALVSLSRGGSDAVVVREFNMLTGEFVSDGFELPEAKTQISWEDLDTVLVGTDFGPDSMTDSGYPRIVKRWRRGTPLADAETLYEGERTDVSVSGYRDRTPGFERTFVGRSVDFWNRIRYELQGSELIPIDVPTDASSVSTHREWLLIELRTDWTVNSTTYRAGTLLAANYDEFLSGTRDLQVVFEPDEHTCLYHYAWTRDRLLLVSLADVASQVEIVTPGSWQREPVAGIPASTNTVIVAADDLGDEFFLDSSGFDTPSRLLRGAGGSELEPIKSAPAFFDAENITVSQHFVKSADGTSIPYFVVRPSASDGPGPTLLYGYGGFETSNTPSYGGVLGRLWLARGGTYVLANIRGGGEYGPSWHTQAMREGRHKVAEDFVAVAEDLVRRGITTVEQLGAQGGSNGGLLMGIMLTKYPENFGALVCSVPLLDMKRYHLLLAGASWVAEYGDPDNPDDWAFISEYSPYQNISSDRKYPPVLMTTSTRDDRVHPGHARKMTAALEAAGHPVWYYENIEGGHGGAADNEQAAFKMALTYSFLWRTLGS; encoded by the coding sequence ATGACACCCGAGGCAAAACCCGAGGCGATTTCGGCGACTCACGACCCTTACCTGTGGCTTGAAGACGTCGACGGGGAGGAGGCCCTGGATTGGGTGCGCGCACGCAACGAGGCGACCCAGGCAGAATTCTGCGACGCGACCTTCGAAGAGATGCGCACCCAGGCGCTCGAAGTGCTCGACACGGACGCCCGGATCCCGTACGTGCGCCGCCGCGGCGAGTTTCTCTACAACTTCTGGCGCGACGCCGATAACCCACGCGGACTCTGGCGACGCACCACGATGGAGAGCTACCGCACCGAAACACCCGAGTGGGAAGTCCTCATCGATGTTGATGAGTTGGGCCGAACGGACAACACGAAGTGGGTGTGGGCGGGGGCCGACGTCATCGAACCCGAACTCACCCGCGCCCTGGTCAGTCTCTCCCGGGGCGGTTCGGATGCCGTGGTCGTGCGTGAATTCAACATGCTGACGGGCGAATTCGTGTCGGACGGGTTTGAGCTGCCAGAGGCCAAGACGCAGATCTCCTGGGAGGACCTCGACACGGTCCTGGTGGGCACCGATTTCGGCCCCGACTCCATGACTGACTCCGGTTATCCGCGGATCGTCAAGCGGTGGCGCCGCGGCACACCACTGGCCGACGCCGAGACGCTGTACGAGGGCGAGCGCACCGACGTCAGCGTGTCGGGTTACCGGGACCGGACACCAGGTTTCGAACGCACCTTCGTCGGACGTTCCGTCGACTTCTGGAACCGGATTCGGTACGAGCTGCAGGGTTCCGAACTGATTCCGATCGACGTTCCGACCGACGCCAGCAGCGTCTCCACCCACCGCGAATGGTTGTTGATCGAACTGCGCACCGACTGGACGGTCAACTCGACCACGTACCGGGCCGGCACCCTGCTCGCCGCAAATTACGACGAATTCCTCAGCGGCACAAGGGACTTACAGGTTGTCTTCGAACCCGACGAGCACACCTGCCTGTACCACTACGCCTGGACGCGAGACCGGTTGCTGCTGGTCTCACTGGCCGATGTGGCAAGCCAGGTCGAGATCGTCACGCCGGGCAGCTGGCAGCGCGAACCGGTTGCCGGAATCCCGGCCTCAACCAACACCGTCATCGTCGCGGCCGACGACCTCGGGGACGAATTCTTCCTCGATTCCAGCGGATTCGACACACCGTCTCGCCTGCTGCGCGGCGCTGGGGGCAGCGAACTCGAGCCGATCAAGTCCGCTCCGGCCTTTTTCGACGCCGAAAACATCACCGTGTCACAGCATTTCGTGAAGTCAGCGGATGGCACCTCGATTCCGTATTTCGTGGTGCGGCCGAGCGCATCCGACGGGCCGGGTCCGACGCTGCTCTACGGATACGGCGGTTTCGAAACGTCCAATACCCCGAGTTACGGCGGCGTGCTGGGACGGCTGTGGTTGGCCCGCGGCGGCACCTACGTGCTGGCCAACATCCGCGGCGGTGGCGAATACGGACCCAGTTGGCACACCCAGGCGATGCGGGAAGGCCGGCACAAGGTGGCCGAAGACTTCGTCGCGGTGGCCGAGGATCTGGTACGCCGCGGCATCACCACCGTCGAACAGCTTGGCGCGCAAGGCGGCAGCAACGGCGGGCTGCTGATGGGCATCATGTTGACCAAGTATCCGGAGAATTTCGGCGCGCTGGTCTGCAGCGTGCCGCTGCTGGACATGAAGCGCTACCACCTGCTGCTGGCCGGCGCCTCGTGGGTCGCCGAGTACGGCGACCCGGACAATCCGGACGACTGGGCGTTCATCTCCGAATACTCGCCGTACCAGAACATCTCGTCAGATCGGAAGTATCCGCCGGTGCTTATGACCACCTCCACCCGCGACGACCGGGTGCATCCCGGGCATGCCCGCAAGATGACGGCCGCGCTGGAGGCCGCCGGCCACCCGGTCTGGTACTACGAGAACATCGAGGGCGGACACGGGGGCGCGGCCGACAACGAGCAGGCGGCGTTCAAGATGGCGCTGACCTACTCGTTCCTGTGGCGGACCCTGGGGAGTTAG
- a CDS encoding putative holin, producing MIPLPRPRLLTSAMLVGIAVGQLAGVAMSLLVHARMRPDVVIALVVGIPTVIGLTAILLSGRRWVTMLGAFILALAPGWLGVLVAVQVVSHG from the coding sequence GTGATTCCCCTTCCGCGGCCGCGGTTGTTGACCAGCGCCATGCTGGTCGGGATTGCGGTCGGACAGTTGGCCGGCGTGGCCATGAGCTTGTTGGTGCACGCCCGGATGCGTCCGGACGTGGTGATTGCGCTGGTGGTGGGCATTCCCACCGTGATTGGGTTGACGGCGATCCTGCTCTCCGGGCGGCGCTGGGTGACCATGCTGGGTGCGTTCATCCTCGCGTTGGCGCCGGGCTGGTTGGGGGTGCTCGTCGCAGTTCAGGTGGTTTCCCATGGCTGA
- a CDS encoding DUF4189 domain-containing protein produces the protein MAPLRRWFRSATGGWDLITKVRHRTIFVAAGLAVALGLGLLLLPAGDAHVHGGPVPAAVQTHAAGMPLPPLISYGAIAYAPTGQSGKAWRQPSPARAAQLALRQCGVKECAVLSRFTYCGAVAHDGARYQGGAGMTRSAAEADAIHQLAGGWIVNWVCN, from the coding sequence ATGGCGCCCCTACGGAGGTGGTTTCGGTCCGCTACCGGGGGCTGGGACCTGATCACCAAGGTCCGGCACCGAACCATTTTTGTGGCCGCCGGTCTAGCGGTTGCTCTCGGCTTGGGCCTGCTGCTGCTTCCGGCCGGGGACGCCCATGTCCATGGCGGGCCAGTGCCGGCTGCGGTCCAGACGCACGCTGCCGGTATGCCCCTGCCTCCGCTCATTTCTTATGGAGCCATCGCGTATGCCCCAACCGGCCAGTCGGGGAAAGCGTGGCGACAGCCAAGCCCGGCCCGGGCCGCACAGCTGGCATTGCGGCAGTGCGGCGTCAAGGAATGCGCCGTGCTCAGCAGGTTCACCTACTGCGGCGCGGTCGCCCACGACGGCGCGAGGTACCAAGGCGGAGCGGGCATGACTCGTAGCGCTGCCGAAGCGGATGCCATTCACCAGCTCGCCGGCGGCTGGATTGTCAATTGGGTGTGCAATTGA
- a CDS encoding DedA family protein has translation MSAQLPGVFQSLSPVLDRYGYAAIVVLVGLEGLGIPLPGQLILIAAGVYAGLGQFNIVVVLLLGLLAAVGGDNAGYAVGRYGGRELVQRFGRYVFLTEKRLAATERFFDRRGPMVVVIGRFVDGLRQASGIAAGLARMGWQRYLAYNAAGSIVWVAVWVFAGYLAGSHVEALYRGLVRYQKFLLAALAVALIALIVRWVLKRRSAQRAAAEC, from the coding sequence ATGTCCGCGCAACTGCCGGGAGTCTTCCAGTCGCTGTCACCGGTCCTCGACCGGTACGGCTACGCCGCGATAGTGGTGCTGGTTGGGTTGGAGGGGCTGGGGATTCCCCTGCCCGGCCAGCTCATCCTGATCGCGGCGGGGGTTTACGCCGGGCTGGGCCAATTCAACATCGTCGTGGTGCTGTTGCTCGGACTGCTGGCGGCCGTCGGCGGCGACAACGCCGGCTACGCCGTCGGGCGGTACGGCGGCCGGGAATTGGTGCAACGCTTCGGGCGGTATGTATTCCTCACCGAGAAGCGACTGGCGGCCACCGAACGATTCTTCGATAGGCGCGGGCCGATGGTCGTGGTCATCGGGCGCTTCGTCGACGGCCTGCGTCAAGCCAGCGGGATCGCCGCCGGCCTGGCGCGGATGGGGTGGCAACGGTACCTGGCCTACAACGCCGCGGGATCGATCGTCTGGGTCGCCGTCTGGGTCTTCGCCGGATATCTCGCGGGCAGCCACGTCGAGGCGCTCTACCGCGGGTTGGTGCGCTATCAGAAGTTCCTGCTGGCGGCACTCGCCGTCGCACTGATCGCCTTGATCGTTCGCTGGGTGCTCAAACGCCGCTCGGCGCAGCGCGCCGCCGCCGAGTGCTGA